Proteins encoded by one window of Gemmatimonadota bacterium:
- a CDS encoding LysM peptidoglycan-binding domain-containing protein, with protein sequence MRRALLTLSLCLAAACGRNDVDVRPAVPEQAPKPAAAPENAADRSTLPPPPQFPKPSDAALSFDLKLARDSAADEAVLDNLATAAPKEGLPDIPIDAAASRELNVQAYADQPRVQYYVDFFASRIHDRFQIWLDRMPRYESYARERLVAQGLPGDLVYLALIESGFSASAVSKAAAVGMWQFMPATGRGYGLKIDAWVDERRDPVKATDAAARHLKDLTARFGSHYLAAAAYNAGAGRVGRSLSRMNASMEENDDSLDLSSDDAFFSLADTRLIVQETRDYVPKLIAAALIAKEPGKFGFRDPEKGTPFSHDSVMVDGGTGLDLMARLADTTLDAMRDLNPHLLRLVTPPGMRYAVRVPNGRAKQIAAAYLATPSAERLAVASHTVRAGETVATLAKKYGVSSEVIRTANRSARGKRLASGSTLYIPVSNSIPVALLREPEPISNSRTTSVTHVVKRGETVGSIARKYRVSAASLRSANRLGKSAKVRVGQRLVIRRTIKSKVSLAAIKRPGSKGSSKVSTRASTSTASRTHVVRKGETLTGIASRYGVSVATLASANGIGRSKGVRAGQKLKIPKA encoded by the coding sequence ATGCGACGTGCCCTGCTGACGCTGTCGCTCTGTCTCGCTGCCGCCTGTGGGCGGAACGACGTCGACGTGCGTCCGGCAGTGCCCGAGCAGGCCCCGAAACCGGCCGCCGCGCCCGAGAACGCCGCCGACCGGTCGACGCTCCCGCCGCCGCCGCAGTTCCCGAAGCCCAGTGATGCCGCGCTCTCCTTTGATCTGAAGCTGGCCCGCGATTCGGCCGCCGATGAGGCGGTGCTCGACAATCTGGCGACAGCGGCTCCCAAGGAAGGGCTCCCCGATATTCCGATCGATGCGGCCGCGTCGCGCGAACTCAACGTGCAGGCGTACGCCGATCAGCCGCGGGTCCAGTATTACGTCGACTTCTTCGCCTCGCGGATCCACGACCGCTTCCAGATCTGGCTCGACCGGATGCCGCGCTATGAGTCGTACGCGCGCGAGCGGCTCGTCGCACAGGGGCTCCCCGGCGACCTCGTCTATCTCGCGCTCATCGAATCGGGCTTCTCGGCCTCTGCGGTGAGCAAGGCCGCGGCGGTGGGGATGTGGCAGTTCATGCCGGCGACTGGGCGCGGCTATGGTCTCAAGATCGATGCGTGGGTTGATGAGCGTCGCGATCCGGTCAAGGCGACCGACGCCGCAGCGCGCCACCTCAAGGACCTGACTGCGCGCTTCGGCTCGCACTACCTCGCCGCTGCCGCCTACAACGCCGGGGCAGGTCGGGTTGGCCGGTCGCTGTCGCGGATGAATGCGTCGATGGAGGAGAACGACGACTCCCTCGATCTCAGCAGCGACGACGCCTTCTTCTCGCTCGCCGATACCCGGCTCATCGTCCAGGAGACGCGCGACTACGTCCCCAAGCTGATCGCTGCGGCGCTGATCGCGAAGGAGCCGGGCAAGTTCGGCTTCCGCGATCCGGAAAAGGGGACACCGTTCTCGCACGACAGCGTGATGGTCGATGGCGGCACCGGGCTCGACCTGATGGCGCGGCTTGCTGATACCACGCTCGATGCGATGCGTGACCTGAACCCGCATCTGTTGCGGCTCGTGACGCCACCGGGGATGCGCTACGCTGTGCGGGTGCCCAACGGCAGGGCCAAACAGATCGCTGCCGCTTACCTCGCGACGCCAAGCGCCGAACGACTCGCGGTGGCCTCGCACACGGTGCGCGCGGGCGAGACCGTGGCCACGCTCGCGAAGAAGTACGGCGTGAGCAGCGAGGTGATTCGTACGGCCAACCGTTCGGCGCGCGGCAAGCGGCTCGCTTCAGGTTCGACGCTCTACATCCCGGTGTCGAACAGCATTCCGGTCGCGCTGCTGCGCGAACCGGAGCCGATCAGCAACAGCCGCACCACGAGTGTCACCCACGTTGTGAAGCGCGGCGAGACCGTCGGTAGCATCGCGCGGAAGTACCGCGTCTCGGCGGCCTCGTTGCGGAGTGCCAATCGGCTGGGCAAGAGCGCCAAGGTGCGCGTGGGGCAGCGGCTCGTGATCCGGCGAACCATCAAGAGCAAGGTGAGCCTGGCCGCCATCAAGCGTCCCGGCAGCAAGGGGAGCAGCAAGGTCTCCACGCGCGCGTCGACCTCCACCGCAAGCCGCACGCATGTGGTTCGGAAAGGGGAGACCCTCACCGGCATTGCGTCGCGCTACGGTGTCTCTGTGGCCACGCTCGCATCGGCAAACGGCATTGGCCGCAGCAAGGGTGTTCGCGCCGGGCAGAAGCTGAAGATTCCCAAGGCCTGA
- the moaC gene encoding cyclic pyranopterin monophosphate synthase MoaC — translation MSLTHLDAAGRARMVDVGPKPVTARRAVAEGRVVMSADAFALVQSASAEKGDVIAVAELAGVMGAKRTSDLIPLCHPVPLDRIGVTLELHDEWPGVRVVAEAAATAKTGIEMEALVAVSVACLTVYDMVKAVDRGMRIEGIRLLEKSGGQRGDWLATDWLDPNATEAR, via the coding sequence ATGAGCCTCACGCATCTGGATGCCGCTGGCCGGGCACGAATGGTCGATGTTGGGCCTAAGCCGGTGACGGCGCGGCGAGCGGTGGCCGAGGGTCGGGTGGTGATGTCGGCCGACGCATTTGCCTTGGTGCAGAGTGCCAGCGCCGAGAAGGGTGATGTGATTGCAGTGGCGGAGCTTGCAGGAGTGATGGGTGCCAAACGCACCAGCGACCTGATCCCGCTCTGTCATCCGGTGCCACTCGACCGGATCGGTGTGACGCTGGAACTGCACGATGAATGGCCGGGCGTCCGAGTGGTGGCAGAAGCCGCTGCCACTGCGAAGACCGGGATCGAGATGGAGGCCCTCGTGGCCGTGAGTGTGGCCTGTCTCACCGTCTACGACATGGTGAAGGCAGTCGACCGGGGAATGCGGATCGAAGGGATCCGCCTCCTCGAAAAGTCCGGCGGGCAGCGAGGCGACTGGCTGGCAACGGATTGGCTGGACCCGAATGCAACGGAGGCACGATGA
- a CDS encoding ribonuclease HII — protein sequence MPLLAHERIAWSSGFLLIGIDEVGRGPLAGPVVAAACCFPIDHSGIDGVRDSKAVKRPAEREALAQAIVQEALAWGLGAASVREIATHNIRRATALAMQRAVLRCQRRLPAEAPFRLMVDGLAVPELGQPHQSLVKGDANCHAIAAAALLAKVARDRLMCSLARRRPGYGWESNVGYGSASHIAALRTLGLTPHHRVQFCETATAQRSLFV from the coding sequence ATGCCCCTCCTCGCCCACGAACGCATAGCCTGGTCGTCAGGCTTCCTCCTCATCGGCATTGATGAGGTGGGCCGTGGGCCGCTGGCCGGGCCGGTCGTGGCGGCGGCGTGCTGCTTCCCGATCGATCACTCCGGCATCGATGGCGTCCGCGACTCCAAGGCGGTGAAGCGACCGGCAGAGCGTGAAGCGCTGGCCCAGGCGATTGTGCAGGAAGCGCTGGCGTGGGGACTCGGTGCCGCGAGCGTGCGCGAGATCGCGACCCACAACATCCGCCGAGCCACGGCGCTGGCGATGCAGCGCGCGGTGCTGCGCTGTCAGCGCCGCTTGCCGGCCGAGGCGCCGTTCCGGCTGATGGTCGACGGGCTCGCGGTTCCTGAGCTGGGCCAGCCGCATCAGTCGCTGGTGAAGGGCGACGCCAACTGTCACGCCATCGCCGCCGCCGCGCTGCTCGCCAAGGTCGCACGCGATCGCCTGATGTGCTCGCTCGCGCGCCGTCGCCCGGGCTACGGCTGGGAGAGCAACGTCGGCTACGGCTCCGCCTCCCACATTGCCGCGCTGCGCACCCTCGGCCTCACGCCGCACCATCGCGTCCAGTTCTGCGAGACCGCCACAGCGCAACGGTCGTTGTTCGTGTGA
- a CDS encoding PadR family transcriptional regulator yields the protein MGDADTPLLAGTLDLLILKTLTMGVLHGYGLAQNIHRLSREALRVEEGSLYPALRRMEIKGWVASESKKSPTGRQARYYRMTPAGRKQLATEEAAFLRSVAATTRVLRGAEG from the coding sequence ATGGGCGACGCCGATACCCCGCTCCTCGCCGGCACCCTCGACCTGTTGATCCTGAAGACTCTCACGATGGGGGTCCTGCACGGCTATGGTCTGGCCCAGAACATCCACCGGTTATCACGGGAGGCGCTCCGGGTGGAAGAGGGCTCCCTCTATCCTGCGCTCCGGCGGATGGAGATCAAGGGATGGGTGGCTTCCGAGTCGAAGAAGTCACCAACGGGGCGCCAAGCGCGCTACTACAGGATGACCCCGGCGGGACGCAAGCAGCTCGCGACGGAGGAGGCTGCTTTTCTGCGCTCTGTTGCTGCCACGACGAGGGTACTTCGAGGCGCAGAAGGATGA
- a CDS encoding ChaN family lipoprotein, with product MLTLILALASAPAADTIPAAYTPHRVYFADKKRFADLETLAAAASKADVVFVGEQHDDGGTHRMELALLEAIGRRRSDVVLALEMFERDVQPVLDSYLEGKIPEDAFLKASRPWPNYAADYRPLVEYAKARGWKVIAGNVPRKIAASVFNKGIGYIQQLPDTSRRWAAEEFQCPKGKYADRVAATLKDHPGPAPTADEMAKMGQLIYEAQCVKDETMAESIARARNNGAPLVVHYNGAFHSDYGQGTAERVRRRLPKAKVLVVSAIPVPDLDAVEGKPDRKLGEWLIYTLRPADKK from the coding sequence ATGCTGACCCTCATCCTCGCCCTCGCCTCGGCACCAGCAGCCGATACCATCCCGGCCGCCTACACGCCGCACCGGGTCTACTTCGCCGACAAGAAGCGCTTTGCCGACCTGGAGACGCTCGCTGCGGCAGCCTCGAAGGCCGACGTCGTCTTTGTTGGCGAACAGCACGACGACGGCGGCACCCACCGGATGGAGCTCGCGCTGCTCGAGGCGATCGGTCGCAGGCGGAGTGATGTGGTGCTCGCGCTCGAGATGTTTGAACGCGATGTGCAGCCGGTGCTCGACAGTTATCTCGAAGGGAAGATTCCCGAGGATGCATTCCTCAAGGCGAGCCGGCCGTGGCCCAACTACGCGGCTGACTATCGCCCGCTCGTGGAATACGCCAAGGCGCGCGGCTGGAAGGTGATCGCCGGTAATGTGCCGCGGAAGATTGCGGCCTCGGTGTTCAACAAGGGGATCGGTTACATCCAGCAGCTCCCCGATACCTCGCGCCGCTGGGCCGCTGAAGAGTTCCAGTGCCCCAAGGGGAAGTACGCCGACCGCGTGGCCGCGACGCTCAAGGATCATCCCGGCCCGGCGCCGACGGCCGATGAGATGGCGAAGATGGGGCAGCTGATCTACGAGGCGCAGTGTGTGAAGGATGAGACGATGGCGGAGTCGATCGCGCGGGCTCGTAACAACGGCGCGCCGCTGGTGGTTCACTACAACGGCGCCTTCCATTCCGATTACGGTCAGGGCACGGCAGAACGTGTTCGCCGCCGGCTCCCGAAGGCCAAGGTCCTCGTTGTCTCGGCGATCCCTGTCCCAGACCTCGACGCCGTCGAAGGAAAGCCCGATCGCAAGCTCGGCGAGTGGCTGATCTACACCCTCCGGCCAGCGGACAAGAAGTAG
- a CDS encoding ABC transporter permease: MNARELFGRCRAWWHREQLDRELAEELEEHIEFLARDLEHAGTSPDEALAVARRQVGNIGRHREASRDVWGFPTVDDVLQDLRQGMRGLRRSPLFTLTMVGTIALGVGAATAMFSVVNGVLLRPLPYRDPAQLVTIYSVFPGFRGQPTTGELWNVLRTPYPDYVRYRDAAHSVTSVAGFNTGTVSATFAEETVELRRAQGTANLLQTLGVSVAQGRWFLPGEEGRGSPRLAVLSHRLWMGRFGGSAIIGTTITLNEAPFVVIGILPPSFGIRGRIIGTEMDVEPDVWIPIGADGRGFEPGNHTLEIVGRLQPGVTIDAAFAEAEPLIRGDASPAKRTARMIPRVEAEIGAVRQPLLLLLGAVAVFLAIACGNVAALFLAECTRRKAELRTRIALGAGRARMIRLLLTESGMLALAGALIGAGFAWFATRTLLAVAPSELPHADQVAVDFRVLAFTAAIASLVAAVSAVAPALHFTRNGERLTSVGNRVVAGRSRVQSVAIGIQAAGTLVLLISAGLLGRSFLREGEVDPGFVPGNALLVGVTLPRSQTASRADTKRLYDLLTEALGDVPAVSTVTAMSTPPLSGRSNGQAVRTLPIEDPTLPATNVSNAAVLANYFETMGIPVLAGRPFSSTDTAGAPLVAIVSEAMARRFWGVTTAVGRQFKHPNGIATVVGVVGDVRSKALHLPAEPQFYLPASQAPGALTFILRTRGDPMLLGDPARRAVWRTVGGATISQVTSTAALMERALAPSRYRAVLAALFGALAIALTLVGVAGLAARTVSIRMRELCLRMALGATRSRAVVLAIGPAMLAVVIGAGIGLLVASTTSRLLSNYLYEVTPTDALTYAAVTGGCVAACFIAGVIAAKPLYRTSVAAILREE, from the coding sequence ATGAATGCCCGGGAGCTCTTCGGCCGATGCCGAGCATGGTGGCATCGCGAACAACTCGACCGGGAACTCGCAGAGGAACTCGAGGAGCACATCGAGTTCCTGGCGCGAGACCTCGAGCATGCAGGGACTTCGCCAGACGAGGCTCTCGCGGTGGCGCGGCGACAGGTGGGGAACATCGGTCGGCACCGCGAAGCGAGTCGGGACGTGTGGGGTTTTCCGACAGTGGATGATGTTCTTCAGGACCTGCGTCAGGGAATGCGAGGGTTACGTCGTTCCCCGCTGTTCACCCTGACAATGGTGGGCACCATCGCGCTTGGTGTGGGAGCGGCAACAGCCATGTTCAGCGTGGTGAATGGGGTATTGCTCCGTCCACTGCCCTACCGGGACCCCGCACAGCTGGTGACGATCTACTCGGTGTTCCCAGGCTTCCGCGGGCAACCCACGACGGGGGAGCTCTGGAACGTGCTGCGGACGCCGTATCCTGACTACGTCCGCTACCGCGATGCCGCGCACTCCGTCACGTCGGTCGCCGGGTTCAACACCGGTACCGTCTCGGCCACCTTCGCCGAGGAGACCGTGGAACTGCGCCGGGCCCAGGGAACCGCCAATCTTCTGCAGACCCTTGGAGTGTCGGTTGCCCAGGGACGGTGGTTCCTGCCCGGCGAGGAAGGCCGAGGGTCCCCGCGGCTTGCGGTGCTTTCCCACCGCCTGTGGATGGGTCGCTTTGGCGGGAGCGCGATCATCGGCACCACGATCACCTTGAACGAGGCGCCCTTTGTCGTCATTGGTATTCTGCCGCCCTCATTCGGGATCCGTGGCCGGATCATCGGCACGGAGATGGACGTTGAACCAGACGTCTGGATTCCGATCGGGGCCGATGGCCGCGGCTTCGAGCCTGGAAACCACACCCTCGAAATCGTCGGGCGACTCCAGCCCGGAGTGACGATTGACGCGGCGTTCGCAGAAGCAGAGCCGTTGATACGTGGGGATGCGAGTCCAGCGAAGCGAACTGCACGCATGATTCCCCGAGTCGAGGCCGAAATCGGGGCCGTCCGTCAACCATTGCTGCTGTTGCTCGGCGCGGTGGCCGTCTTCCTCGCGATCGCCTGCGGAAATGTTGCGGCGCTTTTCCTCGCGGAATGCACCAGACGCAAGGCAGAATTGCGGACGCGGATCGCTTTGGGGGCTGGGCGTGCGCGGATGATCCGCCTCCTGCTGACCGAGAGCGGCATGCTCGCGCTGGCCGGCGCACTGATCGGTGCGGGTTTCGCCTGGTTCGCGACGAGAACCTTGTTGGCGGTGGCGCCAAGCGAACTGCCGCACGCCGACCAGGTTGCCGTCGATTTCCGGGTACTCGCGTTCACCGCAGCGATCGCCTCGCTAGTGGCCGCCGTGAGCGCCGTCGCCCCGGCGCTCCATTTCACCCGCAACGGCGAGCGACTGACTTCCGTGGGAAACCGCGTCGTGGCAGGCCGGTCGAGGGTCCAATCGGTCGCGATCGGTATTCAGGCTGCGGGGACGCTCGTCCTGCTCATCAGTGCTGGACTTCTCGGTCGGAGCTTCCTTCGCGAGGGGGAGGTAGACCCCGGCTTTGTGCCGGGCAATGCGCTGCTCGTCGGAGTGACGCTGCCCAGGTCGCAAACAGCCTCGCGAGCCGACACGAAACGATTGTACGATCTGCTCACCGAGGCGCTTGGCGACGTTCCCGCTGTGAGCACAGTGACGGCAATGTCCACTCCGCCGCTGTCGGGCAGGTCGAATGGACAGGCCGTCCGAACCCTGCCAATTGAGGACCCCACCCTTCCGGCAACAAACGTCTCGAACGCTGCCGTGCTCGCGAACTATTTCGAGACGATGGGCATCCCGGTGCTTGCCGGTCGCCCGTTCTCGTCGACTGACACCGCAGGGGCTCCGCTCGTCGCCATCGTGAGCGAGGCGATGGCCCGCCGTTTCTGGGGTGTGACCACCGCGGTCGGTCGGCAGTTCAAGCATCCGAACGGGATCGCCACCGTGGTCGGTGTCGTCGGCGATGTGCGCAGCAAGGCGCTGCACCTCCCCGCGGAGCCCCAGTTCTATCTCCCTGCCAGCCAAGCCCCCGGCGCACTCACCTTCATCCTGCGCACCCGGGGTGATCCGATGTTGCTCGGCGATCCCGCGCGCCGGGCGGTCTGGCGCACGGTCGGCGGCGCGACCATTTCGCAGGTGACTTCCACGGCAGCGCTGATGGAGCGGGCGCTGGCACCGAGTCGATACCGAGCGGTGCTGGCAGCACTCTTCGGTGCGCTGGCGATCGCCCTGACGCTGGTCGGGGTTGCGGGATTGGCCGCGCGCACCGTCTCGATACGAATGCGCGAGTTGTGCCTGCGGATGGCGCTCGGCGCAACCCGATCACGCGCGGTAGTACTGGCAATCGGGCCGGCGATGCTGGCAGTAGTCATCGGGGCCGGAATCGGGCTGCTGGTGGCGTCGACGACGTCGCGACTTCTCAGCAACTACCTGTATGAGGTGACCCCAACAGATGCGCTGACCTACGCCGCCGTCACTGGCGGGTGCGTGGCGGCATGTTTCATCGCCGGTGTGATCGCGGCGAAACCACTGTACCGGACAAGCGTCGCCGCGATCCTCCGGGAGGAATGA
- the bioD gene encoding dethiobiotin synthase, with amino-acid sequence MGKIVVIAGTDSAVGKTYVTSRLAAYCRARGIDVRAIKLIETGTQEEPSDREDGVVIAQAAGQSSPTAALRRYRAPAAPAEAADREGRPVDIDVMVSETRAIAREAAITFVEGNGGLLSPITWKRTLVDVARVMRAPVIVVAADRLGTLNHTLLTVSALELAGVHCLGVVMNRIPGDAHDTTQGTNVASLKQVSPALRVVATSGDGWEGEVLGR; translated from the coding sequence ATGGGCAAGATCGTTGTCATTGCCGGAACCGATTCGGCTGTGGGCAAGACCTACGTCACCTCGCGGCTGGCGGCCTACTGTCGCGCCCGCGGAATCGATGTCCGGGCCATCAAGCTGATCGAGACCGGAACCCAGGAAGAGCCGTCCGACCGCGAGGACGGGGTGGTGATCGCCCAGGCTGCCGGGCAGTCCTCCCCGACCGCTGCCCTCCGTCGCTATCGGGCGCCGGCGGCACCGGCGGAGGCGGCGGATCGCGAAGGGCGGCCGGTGGACATCGATGTGATGGTCAGCGAGACCCGGGCGATCGCTCGCGAAGCCGCGATCACCTTCGTCGAGGGGAATGGCGGGCTGCTCTCGCCGATTACCTGGAAGCGCACACTCGTGGATGTCGCCCGGGTGATGCGGGCGCCGGTGATCGTGGTCGCCGCCGATCGGCTCGGCACCCTCAACCACACCCTGCTCACGGTGAGCGCGCTCGAACTGGCGGGTGTGCATTGCCTCGGCGTCGTGATGAATCGGATACCAGGCGACGCGCATGACACCACCCAGGGAACCAACGTCGCCTCGCTCAAACAGGTGTCGCCCGCGCTGCGCGTAGTGGCAACGTCGGGCGACGGCTGGGAAGGCGAGGTGCTGGGACGGTAG
- a CDS encoding transglycosylase SLT domain-containing protein, with the protein MIKRIAAQVAVVGIGAFALFGLGAVSSVLTRADNLVGPTVVAAEAPIEPTSASLAEMRGQLKATRKELERAHQILDFSGRYGIPADLSATIYDNAVAEGIPAAVGFQLVKIESDFKNTASSYAAAIGLTQLRLPTARAYDSRLNESDLRNPDVNLQIGFRYLKDLLKRFDNNVALALEAYNKGPTLVAAQQELGTQIEGKYSRAILSGLRKRT; encoded by the coding sequence ATGATCAAGAGAATCGCAGCGCAGGTCGCAGTGGTCGGTATCGGAGCCTTTGCCCTGTTCGGGCTGGGTGCGGTGTCGAGCGTGCTGACTCGGGCTGATAATCTGGTTGGACCCACAGTGGTAGCGGCAGAGGCACCGATTGAACCCACCTCGGCGTCCCTTGCCGAAATGCGGGGGCAGCTCAAGGCCACGCGGAAGGAGCTCGAGCGCGCGCATCAGATTCTCGACTTCTCTGGGCGGTATGGTATTCCGGCCGATCTCTCGGCGACGATTTACGACAACGCCGTGGCGGAAGGGATTCCCGCTGCTGTCGGCTTTCAGCTGGTGAAGATCGAGAGCGATTTCAAGAACACCGCGTCGAGCTATGCCGCGGCAATCGGCCTCACGCAGCTCCGGCTGCCGACCGCGCGAGCCTACGACTCACGGCTCAACGAGAGCGATCTGCGCAATCCGGATGTGAACCTGCAGATCGGCTTCCGTTACCTCAAGGATCTGCTCAAGCGCTTCGACAATAACGTCGCGCTGGCCCTTGAGGCGTACAACAAGGGACCGACCCTGGTCGCCGCACAACAGGAGCTCGGCACCCAGATCGAAGGGAAGTACTCCCGCGCCATTCTCAGCGGACTGCGCAAGCGGACCTGA
- the ilvE gene encoding branched-chain-amino-acid transaminase, whose protein sequence is MPTTIWIDGHYYTRETAKVSVFDHGLLYGDGVFEGIRVYDSRIFRLREHLERLYDSAKAIALTIPMTLDELAAQTEDAVAKSGMTDAYLRHVITRGVGDLGLDPRKCPTASVIIIVDTIKMFPADKLAAGIVVVTASTPIPHREALSPRVKSLNYLAHIMAKLEGINAGADEVIMLSSEGEVAEGSGQNIFIVKKGVLKTPPPTAGILKGVTRDAVLELAVELGIPAHEEPLNRYDVYTADEAFFTGTASELVAIRMVDGREIGTTRPGPVTTRLQAAFQALVRRADG, encoded by the coding sequence TTGCCGACCACCATCTGGATCGACGGGCACTACTACACACGCGAAACGGCCAAGGTCTCGGTCTTCGACCACGGCCTCCTCTACGGCGACGGTGTCTTCGAGGGGATCCGGGTCTACGACAGCAGGATCTTCCGCCTCCGCGAGCATCTCGAGCGGCTCTACGATTCGGCCAAGGCGATCGCCCTCACCATCCCGATGACGCTCGACGAGCTCGCGGCGCAGACCGAGGATGCGGTCGCGAAATCGGGGATGACTGACGCATACCTTCGCCACGTGATTACGCGCGGTGTCGGTGACCTCGGCCTCGACCCACGCAAGTGCCCGACGGCGTCGGTGATCATCATCGTCGACACCATCAAGATGTTCCCGGCCGACAAACTCGCCGCAGGGATTGTCGTGGTAACAGCATCCACACCGATCCCGCATCGCGAGGCATTGTCGCCGCGAGTGAAGTCGCTCAATTATCTCGCGCACATCATGGCGAAGCTCGAGGGGATCAACGCCGGCGCCGACGAAGTGATCATGCTTTCGTCCGAAGGCGAAGTCGCGGAAGGTTCGGGCCAGAACATCTTCATCGTCAAGAAGGGTGTGCTCAAGACGCCGCCACCAACCGCTGGAATTCTCAAGGGCGTCACTCGCGATGCCGTGCTGGAACTCGCGGTGGAGCTGGGCATTCCGGCGCATGAAGAGCCGCTCAATCGCTACGATGTCTACACTGCAGACGAAGCATTCTTCACCGGTACCGCGAGTGAACTCGTCGCGATCAGGATGGTCGATGGTCGAGAGATCGGCACCACGCGCCCGGGGCCAGTGACCACGCGGCTGCAGGCGGCGTTCCAGGCGCTGGTGCGCCGAGCGGACGGCTGA